One Desulfomicrobium escambiense DSM 10707 DNA segment encodes these proteins:
- the lspA gene encoding signal peptidase II, whose translation MPKPKHVPCPPPDMRRRYRLIAALAGIVIALDQLTKLWIQQAIPVWEKGFTVIPGFFDIVHVLNRGAAFGFLNRHDIDWQRPFFVVVSILAVGLIAVLARSKDDDGPFYVYGLGLILGGALGNLVDRVRLGVVIDFLDFYVGQWHWPAFNVADMGICIGAGALLVSFYQQRRRCVSDNP comes from the coding sequence ATGCCTAAGCCCAAGCACGTCCCCTGCCCGCCGCCGGACATGAGGCGACGCTACCGCCTCATCGCGGCGCTGGCCGGCATCGTCATCGCCCTGGACCAGCTGACCAAGCTCTGGATCCAGCAGGCCATCCCGGTCTGGGAGAAGGGCTTCACGGTCATTCCGGGGTTCTTCGATATCGTGCACGTCCTGAACCGGGGCGCGGCCTTCGGCTTTCTGAACCGGCATGACATCGACTGGCAGCGCCCGTTCTTCGTCGTCGTCTCCATCCTGGCGGTGGGTCTCATCGCGGTGCTGGCCAGGAGCAAGGACGACGACGGCCCGTTCTACGTGTACGGTCTCGGCCTGATCCTCGGAGGGGCCCTGGGCAACCTCGTGGACCGCGTACGGCTCGGGGTGGTCATCGACTTCCTGGACTTCTACGTGGGCCAGTGGCACTGGCCGGCCTTCAATGTAGCCGACATGGGCATCTGCATCGGCGCCGGCGCCCTTCTCGTGTCCTTCTACCAGCAGAGGCGACGCTGTGTTTCCGACAATCCTTGA
- the ybgF gene encoding tol-pal system protein YbgF, with amino-acid sequence MTSFRASSKILVAGALAVMLGTLPACVTSKKDFDRLSSQVYYQQQEQAKLQERITKIESDLARSQPVQANSWAELNSMRSQLAALSGQMEDYRRTQEMQGGLTIDSLNAKVQELERRNMFMASQLGVVFDEMPRTEAAPAAPGIAPQMPAGQAPAAQPPVAPMAPGKPAVVQPQAPQPAQAAGAETPSDVPGQELYQKALEAFYAMKYKQAQTTWAEFVKGFPKDPLVPNAIFWQGECFFQLQDYANAVLTYQKVIEEHSKSNKYRPALLKQGISFYKLKKDQAGKLVLEDLIKKYPDSAEAKRAQAYLKEGK; translated from the coding sequence ATGACTTCTTTCCGCGCATCCAGCAAAATCCTCGTGGCCGGAGCCCTGGCCGTCATGCTCGGCACCCTTCCGGCCTGCGTCACGTCCAAGAAGGACTTCGACCGCCTGAGCAGCCAAGTCTATTACCAGCAACAGGAGCAGGCCAAGCTGCAGGAACGCATCACCAAGATCGAGTCCGACCTGGCCCGCTCCCAGCCGGTCCAGGCCAACAGCTGGGCCGAGCTGAACTCCATGCGCAGCCAGCTGGCGGCTCTGAGCGGCCAGATGGAGGACTACCGCCGCACCCAGGAAATGCAGGGTGGCCTGACCATCGACTCCCTGAACGCCAAGGTCCAGGAGCTGGAGCGCCGGAACATGTTCATGGCCTCGCAGCTCGGCGTCGTCTTCGACGAGATGCCCAGGACCGAAGCCGCCCCCGCCGCACCGGGCATAGCGCCGCAGATGCCTGCCGGTCAGGCTCCCGCGGCCCAGCCCCCCGTCGCCCCGATGGCTCCCGGCAAGCCGGCCGTCGTCCAGCCCCAGGCGCCTCAGCCGGCCCAGGCGGCGGGAGCTGAGACTCCCTCCGACGTGCCTGGACAGGAGCTGTACCAGAAGGCCCTGGAAGCATTCTACGCCATGAAGTACAAGCAGGCCCAGACGACCTGGGCCGAGTTCGTCAAGGGCTTCCCCAAGGACCCCCTCGTGCCCAACGCCATCTTCTGGCAGGGCGAATGCTTCTTCCAGCTGCAGGACTACGCCAACGCCGTCCTGACCTACCAAAAGGTCATCGAGGAACACAGCAAATCCAACAAGTACCGGCCGGCGCTGCTCAAGCAGGGCATCTCCTTCTACAAGCTGAAGAAGGACCAGGCCGGCAAGCTGGTCCTCGAGGACCTGATCAAGAAATACCCCGATTCCGCCGAGGCCAAACGGGCCCAGGCGTACCTGAAGGAAGGCAAGTAG
- a CDS encoding NIL domain-containing protein has product MTTHEYSRIVSLRFPPESSGQPMMYNLAKLFDLTFNILQANINPRREGHMILELSGTTEHYRQGVTYLQEQGIKVTPVAHEISRSEELCMHCGLCTALCPSKALHLNLETRKVDFDQEKCTACNMCVTVCPVHAMVMEVDTNVW; this is encoded by the coding sequence ATGACCACCCACGAATACAGCCGCATCGTCAGCCTGCGCTTCCCCCCGGAATCGTCGGGCCAGCCCATGATGTACAACCTGGCCAAGCTCTTTGACCTGACCTTCAACATCCTGCAGGCCAATATCAACCCTCGCCGCGAGGGACACATGATCCTGGAGCTCTCGGGCACCACGGAGCACTACCGTCAGGGCGTGACTTACCTGCAGGAGCAGGGCATCAAGGTCACCCCCGTGGCCCACGAGATCTCGCGCAGCGAGGAATTGTGCATGCACTGCGGCCTGTGCACGGCGCTGTGCCCGTCCAAGGCGCTGCACCTCAATCTCGAAACCAGGAAGGTCGATTTCGACCAGGAGAAGTGCACGGCCTGCAACATGTGCGTCACCGTCTGCCCCGTGCACGCCATGGTCATGGAAGTCGACACCAACGTCTGGTGA
- the lgt gene encoding prolipoprotein diacylglyceryl transferase, which translates to MFPTILEFPPFVLFGIQFGPFALHTYGLFVAAGFLLGIGWSMREARQRGLNPETVSDLGFYIILGAILGARLLYVLINPTYFWHNPQEILMFWKGGLVFSGGAIMAAILALAFLRIRKQDPWVWMDLLAPGIGLGEAIGRIGCLAAGCCYGASCDLPWAITFHHPDSLAPLNVPLHPTQLYHSLAGLVCFAAILAAKPFVKAPGQLMGLFLVLFGAFRYVIELFRSDYRGDFGPISVTQFIALCAVLLGIYLIFIRNRHVR; encoded by the coding sequence GTGTTTCCGACAATCCTTGAGTTCCCGCCCTTCGTGCTGTTCGGCATCCAGTTCGGCCCCTTCGCCCTGCACACCTACGGCCTGTTCGTGGCCGCCGGGTTTCTGCTGGGCATCGGCTGGTCCATGCGCGAAGCCAGACAGCGCGGCCTGAACCCCGAGACGGTCTCGGACCTGGGTTTCTACATCATCCTGGGCGCCATTCTGGGCGCGCGCCTGCTGTACGTCCTCATCAACCCGACGTATTTCTGGCACAACCCCCAGGAAATCCTCATGTTCTGGAAAGGCGGCCTGGTCTTTTCCGGCGGGGCCATCATGGCCGCCATTCTGGCCCTGGCTTTCCTCAGGATCAGAAAGCAGGACCCCTGGGTCTGGATGGACCTCCTGGCCCCGGGCATCGGACTGGGCGAGGCCATCGGGCGCATCGGCTGCTTGGCTGCGGGCTGCTGCTACGGCGCGTCCTGCGACCTGCCCTGGGCCATCACCTTCCATCACCCCGATTCGCTGGCGCCCCTGAACGTGCCCCTGCACCCCACGCAGCTCTACCACAGCCTGGCCGGGCTGGTCTGCTTCGCCGCAATCCTGGCAGCCAAGCCCTTCGTCAAGGCGCCGGGACAGCTCATGGGCCTCTTCCTGGTCCTGTTCGGGGCCTTCCGCTACGTGATCGAACTCTTCCGCTCCGACTACCGCGGCGATTTCGGCCCCATCAGCGTGACCCAGTTCATCGCGCTGTGCGCCGTTCTCCTCGGCATCTACCTCATTTTCATAAGGAATCGCCATGTTCGCTGA
- the ileS gene encoding isoleucine--tRNA ligase: protein MSDYKKTLNLPATTFPMKASLTQNEPKVLEGWYASDAYGAMVSANDGKEPYVLHDGPPYANGHIHIGHAMNKILKDVIVKHRNMTGRKAQYVPGWDCHGLPIELKVEQELGGKDKYSILEIRQKCREYALKYLDIQREEFKRLGVLGTWDKPYLTMTPQYEAATARELANFYKKGSVQRNKKPIYWCGSCETALAEAEVEYDDHTSPSIYVRFPLESGKLAEVFPQAAPGKSYIVIWTTTPWTIPDNLAVAVHPDFEYDLIEADGNFYVLARELAEVCAGKFGWSEWKSLATVTGAALEGLVARHPFYDRPSPVVTADYVTLDAGTGCVHTAPGHGREDYETGLRYGLDILSPLDDQARFLPSVEFFGGKNVFEANPLVMAKLTEVGNLLASEKIRHSYPHCWRCKKPVIFRATTQWFIAMEANDLRAKTLDAIDNDVRWVPSWGKERIHSMIKFRPDWCISRQRMWGVPIIALLCKDCGDAWFDGDWAHGIVDRFESHPRGADYWFEAPLGDVVPQGLTCPQCGGTHWEKEDDILDVWFDSGTSFAAVVEGREECSFPADLYLEGTDQHRGWFHSSLLASMGTRGVPPYRAVLTHGFVLDGQGRKMSKSIGNVVAPQEVIAKHGAEVLRLWVASENYQEDLRISDEIIGRLVDAYRKIRNTCRFIIGNLSDFNPATDAVPTADMLSLDRYALNMVRSRHQAVQAAYEGFEFHKVYHNLHNLCTTDLSSYYLDIIKDRAYVTGATSLERRSAQTALYHILLMIVNDMAPILSFTAEEIFQHLPEAMRPAGGTVFAMRVPEIEGQLLSDEEEAVWNLVFAVRGDVTKAIEPLRQSKALGHSLDASVTLHATGEAFESLTSVASDLRDVFIVSQAAVTDAPAPADAVQGEVAGVSVVVDRAKGEKCARCWIHDENLGTDPAHPQICPRCTKVLQDYHA from the coding sequence ATGAGCGATTACAAGAAAACCCTCAATCTCCCCGCCACCACCTTCCCCATGAAGGCCAGCCTGACCCAGAACGAGCCCAAGGTCCTTGAAGGCTGGTACGCAAGCGACGCCTACGGGGCCATGGTTTCCGCCAACGACGGCAAGGAGCCCTACGTCCTGCACGACGGGCCGCCCTACGCCAACGGCCACATCCACATCGGCCACGCCATGAACAAGATCCTGAAGGACGTCATCGTCAAGCACCGCAACATGACGGGCCGCAAGGCGCAGTACGTCCCCGGCTGGGACTGCCACGGCCTGCCCATCGAGCTCAAGGTCGAGCAGGAGCTGGGCGGCAAGGACAAGTACTCGATCCTGGAAATCCGCCAGAAGTGCCGCGAATACGCCCTCAAGTACCTCGACATCCAGCGCGAGGAGTTCAAGCGCCTCGGGGTGCTGGGCACCTGGGACAAGCCCTACCTGACCATGACGCCCCAGTACGAGGCCGCCACGGCCCGGGAACTGGCCAATTTCTACAAAAAGGGCTCGGTGCAGCGCAACAAGAAGCCCATCTACTGGTGCGGCTCCTGCGAGACGGCCCTGGCCGAGGCCGAGGTCGAGTACGACGACCACACCTCCCCGTCCATCTACGTACGCTTCCCCCTGGAATCCGGCAAACTGGCTGAAGTCTTCCCCCAGGCCGCCCCGGGCAAAAGCTACATCGTCATCTGGACCACCACGCCCTGGACCATCCCGGACAACCTGGCCGTGGCCGTGCACCCCGATTTCGAGTACGACCTCATCGAGGCCGACGGGAACTTCTACGTCCTGGCCAGGGAACTGGCCGAGGTCTGCGCCGGGAAATTCGGCTGGTCCGAGTGGAAATCCCTGGCCACGGTCACCGGCGCGGCCCTCGAAGGCCTCGTCGCCCGCCATCCTTTTTACGACCGCCCGTCCCCCGTGGTCACGGCCGACTACGTGACCCTCGACGCCGGCACCGGCTGCGTGCACACCGCCCCAGGCCACGGCCGCGAGGACTACGAGACGGGCCTGCGCTATGGCCTCGACATCCTCTCGCCCCTGGACGACCAGGCGCGCTTCCTGCCGTCCGTGGAGTTCTTCGGCGGCAAGAACGTCTTCGAGGCCAACCCCCTGGTCATGGCCAAGCTGACCGAGGTCGGCAATCTGCTGGCCAGCGAGAAGATCCGGCACTCCTACCCGCACTGCTGGCGCTGCAAGAAGCCCGTCATCTTCAGGGCCACGACCCAGTGGTTCATCGCCATGGAGGCCAACGACCTGCGCGCCAAGACCCTGGACGCCATCGACAACGACGTGCGCTGGGTCCCGTCCTGGGGCAAGGAGCGCATCCACAGCATGATCAAGTTCCGCCCCGACTGGTGCATCTCGCGACAGCGCATGTGGGGCGTGCCCATCATCGCCCTCCTGTGCAAGGACTGCGGCGACGCCTGGTTCGACGGCGACTGGGCCCACGGCATCGTCGACCGCTTCGAGAGCCACCCCCGTGGGGCGGATTACTGGTTCGAGGCGCCCCTCGGGGACGTCGTGCCCCAGGGCCTGACCTGCCCCCAGTGCGGCGGCACGCACTGGGAGAAAGAGGACGACATCCTCGACGTGTGGTTCGACTCCGGCACGAGCTTCGCCGCCGTGGTCGAGGGCCGCGAGGAATGCTCCTTCCCGGCCGACCTGTACCTGGAGGGCACGGACCAGCACCGCGGCTGGTTCCACTCGTCGCTTCTGGCTTCCATGGGCACCCGCGGCGTGCCCCCCTACCGGGCCGTGCTGACCCACGGCTTCGTCCTCGACGGCCAGGGCCGCAAGATGTCCAAGTCCATCGGCAACGTCGTGGCCCCGCAGGAGGTCATCGCCAAGCATGGCGCCGAGGTGCTGCGCCTGTGGGTGGCCTCCGAGAACTACCAGGAGGACCTGCGCATCTCCGACGAGATCATCGGCCGCCTGGTGGATGCCTACCGCAAGATCCGCAACACCTGCCGCTTCATCATCGGCAACCTGAGCGACTTCAACCCGGCCACGGACGCCGTGCCCACGGCCGACATGCTGTCCCTGGACCGCTACGCCCTGAACATGGTCCGCTCCCGGCACCAGGCCGTGCAGGCCGCCTACGAGGGCTTCGAGTTCCACAAGGTCTACCACAACCTGCACAACCTCTGCACCACGGACTTAAGCTCCTACTACCTCGACATCATCAAGGACCGCGCCTACGTCACCGGCGCCACGAGCCTGGAGCGCCGCTCGGCCCAGACGGCCCTGTACCACATCCTGCTCATGATCGTGAACGACATGGCGCCGATCCTCAGTTTCACGGCCGAGGAGATCTTCCAGCACCTGCCCGAGGCCATGCGCCCGGCGGGCGGCACGGTCTTCGCCATGCGCGTTCCTGAAATCGAAGGGCAACTCCTGAGCGACGAGGAGGAGGCCGTCTGGAACCTCGTCTTCGCCGTGCGCGGCGACGTGACCAAGGCCATCGAGCCCCTGCGCCAGTCCAAGGCCCTGGGCCATTCCCTCGACGCCAGTGTGACCCTGCACGCCACGGGCGAGGCCTTCGAGAGCCTCACGTCCGTGGCCTCGGACCTGCGCGACGTCTTCATCGTCAGCCAAGCCGCGGTCACCGACGCCCCGGCCCCGGCCGACGCTGTCCAGGGCGAGGTGGCCGGCGTATCCGTGGTCGTGGACAGGGCCAAGGGAGAGAAGTGCGCACGCTGCTGGATCCACGACGAGAACCTGGGCACGGACCCGGCCCATCCCCAGATCTGCCCGCGCTGCACCAAGGTGCTGCAGGACTACCATGCCTAA
- a CDS encoding protein phosphatase CheZ, which yields MHKEQLSQELLNRITARAESTIRDVISAALSEEINRALTMALTEGEFYRAISKDLQDGLKSIYKEINAAAINGTALPVETPAPVADEMFSEASTQLGAILQTTEKATESIMTLVEKHLDQTERSTTLLDSLAARDASPEIAELRAGQQALGEDLMEIMTTLSFQDLTGQRIKRIVAALQQIEKVVFELYMATGLSMKAMEENPERSVEEIRQTSKARATGLKGPQTGASQTDVDDLLSQLGL from the coding sequence ATGCACAAGGAACAGCTGAGCCAGGAACTGCTGAACAGGATCACGGCCCGGGCCGAAAGCACCATCCGCGACGTCATCTCCGCGGCGCTTTCCGAAGAGATCAACCGCGCCCTGACCATGGCTCTGACCGAGGGCGAATTCTACCGCGCCATCAGCAAGGACCTGCAGGACGGCCTGAAGTCCATCTACAAGGAAATCAACGCCGCCGCGATAAACGGAACGGCGCTGCCCGTGGAGACGCCGGCGCCTGTGGCCGACGAGATGTTTTCCGAAGCCTCGACCCAGCTCGGCGCCATCCTGCAGACCACGGAAAAGGCTACCGAGAGCATCATGACCCTGGTCGAGAAGCACCTGGACCAAACCGAAAGGTCCACGACGCTTCTGGATTCCCTGGCGGCCCGGGACGCCTCGCCCGAGATCGCTGAACTGCGCGCAGGCCAACAGGCCCTGGGCGAGGACCTGATGGAGATCATGACCACCCTGAGCTTCCAGGACCTGACGGGCCAGCGCATCAAGCGCATCGTCGCCGCCCTGCAGCAGATCGAGAAGGTGGTCTTCGAGCTCTACATGGCCACGGGCCTGTCCATGAAGGCCATGGAGGAGAACCCGGAGCGCAGCGTCGAGGAAATCCGCCAGACATCCAAGGCTCGGGCCACGGGCCTCAAAGGCCCCCAGACCGGGGCGTCCCAGACCGACGTGGACGACCTCCTGAGCCAGCTCGGCCTGTAG
- a CDS encoding PLDc N-terminal domain-containing protein produces the protein MFADIPVWALPVLLVPIIPNLWSIMHLYKNEFPTQQERAAWIVAQVILPVLGGVGYILFGRKRALKK, from the coding sequence ATGTTCGCTGACATACCCGTCTGGGCCCTGCCGGTGCTGCTGGTGCCCATCATCCCCAACCTGTGGTCCATCATGCACCTGTACAAAAACGAATTCCCGACGCAGCAGGAACGAGCCGCCTGGATTGTGGCCCAAGTCATCTTGCCGGTCCTGGGCGGTGTGGGCTATATCCTTTTCGGCAGAAAACGCGCCCTGAAAAAATAA
- a CDS encoding tyrosine recombinase XerC, translating into MSWTNGPAPDPVALFLLYLDAQRGYSPATVAAYGTDLEGVHVFLQRRDKGLHDPAAVTKNDVTAFLADLHRRSLAKSSVCRKLSALRAFYRFLRQRKLVADDPCASLSNPKLPKLHPKVLNVDQAVHLVESDVTPDPEGLRDLALLEVLYGSGLRVSEALGLDFGDVDLDQRLLRVLGKGRKERVVPLTNPAVERLRRYIEQRGAFGPAPREQAIFLGKRGGRLTRKQAGRIVKAMAALSGVPSSISPHTLRHSFATHMLQAGADLRSVQELLGHSRISTTQRYTHLDLAQIMRVYDSAHPLAGKTGESEE; encoded by the coding sequence ATGTCATGGACAAACGGTCCGGCTCCTGACCCAGTCGCCCTCTTCCTGCTCTACCTCGACGCCCAGCGCGGCTACTCGCCGGCCACCGTGGCGGCCTACGGCACGGACCTGGAGGGCGTGCACGTCTTTCTGCAGCGGCGGGACAAGGGCCTGCACGACCCGGCGGCGGTGACCAAGAACGACGTCACGGCCTTCCTCGCCGACCTGCACCGCAGGAGCCTGGCCAAGTCGAGCGTCTGCCGCAAGCTCTCGGCCCTGCGCGCCTTCTACCGCTTCCTGCGCCAGCGCAAGCTCGTGGCCGACGACCCGTGCGCGTCCCTGTCCAACCCGAAGCTGCCCAAACTCCACCCCAAGGTCCTGAACGTCGATCAGGCCGTCCACCTGGTAGAGTCCGACGTCACGCCTGACCCCGAAGGCCTGCGCGACCTGGCGCTGCTGGAGGTCCTGTACGGTTCGGGGCTGCGCGTCAGCGAGGCCCTGGGGCTCGATTTCGGGGATGTCGATCTGGATCAGCGGCTGCTGCGGGTGCTGGGCAAGGGCAGGAAGGAACGGGTCGTGCCCCTGACGAACCCGGCCGTGGAGCGCCTGCGGCGCTATATCGAGCAGAGGGGGGCCTTCGGCCCCGCGCCGCGGGAACAAGCCATATTTTTGGGAAAGCGAGGGGGCAGGCTGACGCGCAAGCAGGCCGGCCGCATCGTCAAGGCCATGGCGGCGTTAAGCGGAGTCCCGTCCTCCATCAGCCCCCATACCCTGCGCCACAGCTTCGCCACGCACATGCTCCAGGCCGGAGCGGATCTCAGAAGCGTGCAGGAGTTGCTGGGGCACTCGCGCATCTCGACCACCCAGCGCTATACCCACCTGGACCTGGCGCAGATCATGCGCGTCTACGACTCGGCCCATCCCCTGGCGGGGAAGACGGGCGAGTCCGAAGAGTGA
- a CDS encoding PilZ domain-containing protein yields MSVAERTFARIDTALKGYLRVLPEGSLKPLFNVSPAASGPQLSEAAQDALPDGLVQYLRSMNEKLSAILALLTQQSLQEDFPATILIHDISGAGLRFSADRDFRLGQTVEVVVALGSQPQTLAGTTGVLIREEEHRGHKVWALEFREMREAEREKIVQFVVDRQREQLRERHLSPSS; encoded by the coding sequence ATGAGCGTCGCGGAGCGCACCTTTGCACGCATCGACACGGCCCTGAAAGGGTATCTGCGGGTCCTGCCCGAGGGCAGCCTCAAGCCCCTCTTCAACGTTTCGCCGGCCGCATCCGGGCCTCAGCTTTCTGAGGCCGCCCAGGACGCCCTGCCCGACGGGCTCGTCCAGTACCTGCGGAGCATGAACGAGAAGCTGAGCGCCATCCTCGCGCTCCTGACCCAGCAGTCCCTGCAGGAGGATTTCCCCGCAACCATCCTCATCCACGACATCAGCGGCGCCGGACTGCGCTTCAGCGCGGACCGCGACTTCCGGCTGGGCCAGACCGTGGAGGTAGTCGTCGCCCTGGGCAGCCAGCCACAGACTCTGGCAGGCACCACCGGGGTGCTCATCCGCGAGGAAGAACACCGGGGGCACAAGGTCTGGGCCCTGGAGTTCAGGGAGATGCGCGAAGCCGAGCGCGAGAAGATCGTGCAGTTCGTGGTCGACCGGCAGCGCGAACAACTGCGGGAGAGGCACCTCTCCCCCTCATCCTGA
- the galE gene encoding UDP-glucose 4-epimerase GalE, which translates to MAKILVTGGAGYIGSHTTLALLEAGCEVVVYDNLSTGRAEAVLPPARLVVGDLADTDRLDALMAEEGFSAVLHFAGSIVVPESVENPLKYYMNNTNNTTELIRLAVKNAIPRFVFSSTAAVYGMPDTPAVTEDSPTKPINPYGRTKLMSEWVIQDTAAAHPGFTYVILRYFNVAGADPAGRIGQCTPNATHLIKVASQAALGRREALHIFGTDYDTPDGTCIRDYIHVADLAAAHVLALRHLEAGNPSGVFNCGYGHGYSVREITAAVKRVSGVDFPVAESGRRAGDPPALISDPSRIRATMAWVPRHDDIDAIALSAYAWEKKL; encoded by the coding sequence GCCGGGTACATCGGGTCCCACACCACCCTGGCCCTGCTGGAGGCCGGCTGCGAGGTCGTGGTCTACGACAACCTCTCTACGGGCCGGGCCGAGGCCGTGCTGCCACCGGCGCGCCTCGTGGTCGGCGACCTGGCCGACACGGACCGCCTGGACGCCCTCATGGCCGAGGAGGGCTTCTCGGCCGTCCTGCACTTCGCGGGCTCCATCGTCGTGCCCGAGTCCGTGGAGAACCCGCTCAAATACTACATGAACAACACCAACAATACCACGGAGCTCATCCGACTGGCCGTCAAGAACGCCATCCCCCGCTTCGTCTTTTCCTCCACCGCCGCGGTCTACGGCATGCCCGACACCCCGGCCGTGACCGAGGACAGCCCGACGAAGCCCATCAACCCCTACGGCCGCACCAAACTCATGAGCGAGTGGGTCATCCAGGACACGGCCGCCGCGCACCCCGGCTTCACCTACGTCATCCTGCGCTACTTCAACGTGGCCGGGGCCGACCCGGCGGGCCGCATCGGCCAGTGCACGCCCAACGCCACGCACCTGATCAAGGTGGCATCACAGGCCGCCCTGGGCCGGCGCGAGGCCCTGCACATCTTCGGCACGGACTACGACACGCCCGACGGCACGTGCATCCGCGACTACATCCACGTGGCCGACCTCGCCGCAGCCCACGTCCTGGCCCTGCGGCACCTGGAGGCGGGCAACCCCTCTGGCGTCTTCAACTGCGGCTATGGCCACGGCTACTCCGTGCGCGAGATAACGGCCGCCGTGAAGCGGGTCAGCGGCGTCGACTTCCCCGTGGCGGAAAGCGGACGGCGCGCCGGCGACCCCCCGGCCCTCATCTCCGACCCGTCGCGCATCCGGGCTACCATGGCCTGGGTGCCGCGGCACGACGACATCGACGCCATCGCCCTCTCGGCCTACGCTTGGGAAAAAAAGCTGTAA